The DNA window CCAAACCAGTTTCGTCAGTTCCTATTGGCGAAATGGTCCAGTGCTGAACAACGCACTCAGCGGTGTGGACATCGCCTTATGGGACATCATGGGCAAGCGTGCTAACATGCCTGTCTACCAACTACTTGGGGGTAAATGCCGAGAGGCGGCGACGCTTTATGCCCACGCAGGTGGTGGCACTTTTGAGGAGGTAGAGGAGAGCATCCGCGGTTATATGGAGCAAGGCTATCGCTATGTCCGGGCACAGGTCGCAATACCAGGGTATTCGACCTATGGCGCAGGCGGTGGAAAGCGGAGTTCACCCGCTTTTGAACCGACCCCTTATGTCAATACTATCATCAAACTCTTCGATCATTTACGAACACATCTCGGCGAAGAGGTAGAACTCCTACACGACGTGCATGAACGCATTCCGCCCATCCAAGCAATTAATCTCGCCAAAGGACTCGAACCGTATAACCTTTTTTTCCTTGAAGACCCGTTTGCCCCTGAGGATGTTGACTATTTCCAACTCATGCGTCAACAGACGAGTATCCCAATTGCGATGGGTGAATTGTTCAACAACCCGAACGAATACGTCCACCTTATCAAGGATCGGCTTATCGATTTTATCCGGGTGCATATCTCACAAATCGGGGGTATCAGTCCTGCACGTAAACTCGCAGCGTTCTGTGAATTCTTCGGTGTCCGCACCGCATGGCACGGTCCTGGGGATGTCTCGCCGGTCGGTCATGCCGCCAACGTTGCGCTGGATCTCGCGTGCTATAACTTCGGGATTCAGGAGCAGCACGTCTTCGGTGAAAACACGAAAGAGGTCTTCCCCGGTTGTCCCGAAATTCGGGATGGCTGTTTTTGGGTAAATGAGGCACCGGGTCTCGGTATTGATGTGGATGAAGAGCTCGCGGCACGATTCCCATTTCCAGAGGATCCACTC is part of the Candidatus Poribacteria bacterium genome and encodes:
- a CDS encoding starvation-sensing protein RspA, with protein sequence MKITDVKTILTAPNGTRLVVVKIETSEPGLYGIGCATFTQRPLAVATAVDEYLKPFLIGKDPTNIEDIFQTSFVSSYWRNGPVLNNALSGVDIALWDIMGKRANMPVYQLLGGKCREAATLYAHAGGGTFEEVEESIRGYMEQGYRYVRAQVAIPGYSTYGAGGGKRSSPAFEPTPYVNTIIKLFDHLRTHLGEEVELLHDVHERIPPIQAINLAKGLEPYNLFFLEDPFAPEDVDYFQLMRQQTSIPIAMGELFNNPNEYVHLIKDRLIDFIRVHISQIGGISPARKLAAFCEFFGVRTAWHGPGDVSPVGHAANVALDLACYNFGIQEQHVFGENTKEVFPGCPEIRDGCFWVNEAPGLGIDVDEELAARFPFPEDPLNGGWAPVRRMDGTVIRP